One genomic segment of Vibrio hippocampi includes these proteins:
- a CDS encoding phage tail tape measure protein, with product MGDTTSKLSFVMEMVDKITTPISKVTDQTKKSATAIEATQKQISRLSQSTADLDAFKRLKRDSVETSRALDAQNKKVADLARQMRAAEKPTRAMTTEFNKAKREAQQLSQQHERENQKLGELRNKLDQAGISTKNLRQATNQVERHTARLNDRLKEQQNQLEAVAQREKKLAGLREKNSQLMGSAAMDTAKVGAATYALAKLTESYGQVASAQGTIQSLGIGAEGIDAITKSAKDFSNQWSGTTQAEFIAASYDIKSGISSLSDTAVGEFTRIAAMTAGATKSTTEQMTSLFASGYGIYRKQFDQFGATTIEGWNTMSTAERDMKFGEYFSAGIASSVKAFKTNGSEMSSAISNLGATATAANVSFAEQLSILGQLQATMSGSEAATKYKAFLNSAAGAGEKLGLNFLDANNQLLSMPDILAELQGKYGSTIDALEEQELKKAFGTDEAMAMIKLLYPEIDTLKQNIGSMNGALKGGMATTNEMAQAILLGPNESVERMNQRISNLTATLGKVFAPMMMFVTDTIGSAAMGVADLAERFPFLTQLVGGAVMALIALKTVMIGVKMAQVAWNMAMITGMQRMTLMAGLQRAMAAATAVWTAAQWALNVALNANPIGLIVLAVMALIGVVALIVKYWEPLGDFFSNLWDGIVAKFKSAMQWVTDTVGKVKGWWDSIFGDDDKVTKAVELSSTVQQDSNRPSAYAGGYGGVVPARTGIAASHTAPANYTSSYQIAIEQQPGESGDDVARKVRDELDRRDREKARARRGALYDIG from the coding sequence ATGGGCGATACGACCAGCAAACTATCGTTTGTCATGGAAATGGTGGACAAGATCACGACGCCAATTTCCAAAGTGACAGATCAGACTAAAAAGTCCGCCACCGCGATCGAGGCGACGCAAAAGCAGATCTCCAGGCTTTCTCAGTCTACGGCTGATCTCGATGCGTTCAAGCGCTTGAAACGCGACAGCGTGGAAACCAGCCGTGCCCTGGATGCGCAAAATAAAAAGGTCGCAGACCTGGCGCGTCAGATGCGAGCTGCGGAAAAACCTACCCGCGCGATGACGACCGAGTTCAACAAGGCCAAGCGTGAAGCGCAGCAACTGAGCCAACAGCATGAACGCGAAAATCAAAAGCTGGGTGAGTTGAGAAATAAACTCGACCAGGCAGGGATCAGCACGAAGAACTTACGCCAGGCGACCAATCAAGTCGAACGGCATACCGCTCGATTAAATGATCGGCTTAAGGAACAACAAAATCAGCTTGAAGCGGTCGCCCAGCGAGAGAAAAAACTCGCCGGGTTACGCGAGAAAAACAGCCAGCTTATGGGCTCGGCGGCAATGGATACCGCGAAAGTCGGTGCGGCCACCTATGCCCTGGCTAAATTGACCGAATCTTATGGTCAGGTTGCCAGCGCCCAGGGCACGATCCAGAGCTTGGGGATCGGTGCCGAAGGTATCGACGCGATCACTAAGTCGGCGAAAGACTTCTCTAACCAATGGAGCGGCACCACACAAGCCGAATTCATAGCGGCGAGCTATGACATCAAATCGGGTATTTCGTCGCTGTCTGATACCGCTGTGGGAGAATTTACCCGTATTGCAGCAATGACGGCCGGCGCAACTAAATCAACCACCGAACAGATGACCAGTTTGTTTGCGTCTGGTTACGGTATTTACCGAAAACAGTTTGACCAGTTCGGCGCGACCACGATCGAGGGTTGGAACACCATGTCCACGGCTGAGCGGGACATGAAGTTCGGCGAATACTTTTCAGCCGGTATCGCATCGAGCGTAAAAGCGTTTAAAACCAACGGCTCGGAAATGAGCTCGGCGATCTCTAACCTGGGCGCAACGGCGACGGCCGCGAACGTCTCTTTCGCTGAACAGTTATCGATCCTCGGCCAGCTCCAAGCGACGATGTCGGGCAGTGAAGCCGCCACAAAATACAAAGCCTTTCTCAACAGCGCCGCCGGTGCGGGTGAAAAGCTTGGGTTGAATTTCCTTGATGCCAACAATCAACTGTTATCGATGCCGGATATTCTTGCCGAATTGCAAGGCAAGTATGGCAGCACGATAGACGCGCTCGAAGAACAGGAACTGAAAAAAGCGTTTGGCACCGATGAAGCGATGGCAATGATTAAATTGCTTTATCCGGAAATCGACACGCTAAAACAGAACATTGGCAGCATGAACGGCGCGCTTAAGGGCGGTATGGCCACCACGAACGAAATGGCCCAGGCGATTTTGTTGGGGCCGAATGAGTCGGTCGAGCGCATGAACCAGCGGATCAGCAACTTAACTGCCACGCTGGGCAAAGTGTTCGCGCCGATGATGATGTTTGTGACGGACACGATCGGTAGCGCAGCGATGGGCGTTGCTGATTTAGCGGAACGTTTCCCGTTCCTGACTCAGTTGGTCGGTGGTGCCGTGATGGCGTTGATAGCGCTTAAAACTGTGATGATTGGCGTCAAGATGGCGCAAGTCGCCTGGAATATGGCCATGATCACCGGAATGCAGCGTATGACGTTAATGGCTGGATTGCAGCGGGCAATGGCGGCGGCGACCGCGGTGTGGACTGCGGCACAATGGGCGCTGAATGTGGCGCTTAACGCTAACCCTATCGGTTTGATTGTGTTAGCTGTTATGGCACTGATTGGTGTGGTCGCGTTGATTGTGAAGTATTGGGAGCCGCTGGGCGACTTTTTCAGCAATCTATGGGATGGCATTGTCGCTAAGTTTAAATCCGCGATGCAGTGGGTCACGGATACCGTTGGCAAGGTTAAAGGTTGGTGGGATAGCATCTTCGGCGATGACGACAAAGTCACCAAAGCTGTAGAGCTCAGCAGTACCGTACAGCAGGACAGCAATCGCCCCTCTGCCTATGCGGGCGGCTATGGCGGTGTGGTGCCCGCGAGAACGGGGATCGCCGCTTCGCATACTGCGCCGGCGAATTACACGTCCAGCTATCAAATTGCTATCGAGCAGCAACCAGGTGAAAGCGGTGATGATGTGGCGCGTAAGGTTCGTGATGAACTGGATCGCCGCGATCGAGAGAAAGCCAGGGCTCGCCGTGGCGCTTTGTACGATATAGGTTAA
- a CDS encoding GpE family phage tail protein translates to MEAEADIFLVFTGFNPSATASMSLAELMRWHEIALQRHEKAQEQAENAGQS, encoded by the coding sequence ATGGAAGCCGAAGCGGATATTTTCCTGGTATTCACCGGCTTTAATCCCAGCGCCACCGCCAGCATGTCGCTGGCCGAGTTAATGCGCTGGCACGAAATCGCATTACAGCGCCACGAAAAGGCGCAGGAACAAGCCGAAAACGCCGGGCAGTCCTAA
- a CDS encoding phage tail assembly protein, with protein sequence MAKVELKKSLKRGDNEITEINLREPDTGSLRGLEMFSILRMDINTHRQLVPRISDITANEFDMLKPSDLVAVQTEVVGFFTE encoded by the coding sequence ATGGCTAAAGTTGAACTGAAAAAGTCCCTTAAACGTGGTGACAATGAGATCACTGAAATCAATTTGCGTGAGCCGGACACTGGTAGCCTCCGCGGTTTAGAAATGTTCTCGATCTTGCGTATGGACATCAACACCCACCGTCAACTGGTGCCGCGTATCAGTGACATTACCGCCAACGAATTCGATATGTTGAAGCCGTCCGATCTGGTTGCGGTGCAAACGGAGGTGGTCGGTTTTTTCACGGAATAA
- a CDS encoding phage major tail tube protein — translation MAGRIPSVLVDFNAFLKNESFAGQANKLTIPKIVTKTIDFDGAGIGGTMKRDVGKLEAMESEVTVSDYSDKVFDLIGSRESRDEQFVVKGALDVGGQIKSVVVRQAGFWRETEFNEWAAGGVEATTKFVIDVEFFELEVDGKEVLHIDKLNNVFRVNGKDRNKEIRQALGQ, via the coding sequence ATGGCGGGACGTATTCCCTCGGTCCTTGTGGACTTTAACGCCTTTCTGAAAAACGAAAGTTTTGCAGGTCAGGCCAACAAACTGACAATTCCGAAGATTGTCACCAAAACCATTGATTTCGACGGTGCCGGCATTGGTGGCACCATGAAACGCGATGTTGGTAAGCTAGAAGCAATGGAGTCAGAAGTTACGGTTTCTGATTACTCGGATAAGGTGTTCGATCTGATTGGTTCCCGTGAGTCGCGCGACGAACAGTTCGTCGTAAAAGGCGCGCTTGATGTCGGTGGTCAAATCAAATCCGTTGTGGTTCGTCAGGCTGGCTTTTGGCGTGAAACAGAATTCAATGAATGGGCCGCGGGTGGCGTGGAAGCGACCACCAAGTTCGTGATCGATGTTGAGTTCTTCGAGCTTGAAGTTGATGGTAAAGAGGTCCTCCACATTGACAAGCTAAACAACGTGTTCCGTGTCAACGGCAAAGACCGCAACAAAGAGATTCGCCAGGCGCTGGGTCAGTAA
- a CDS encoding phage tail sheath C-terminal domain-containing protein: MSGNYFHGVETFYLKDGNRPITVLAASTIGLVATAPNAQVATAAALALGEDNSALTFEAVNTGIRGNGISVELVDPAANDAALLVSVKDEKITVLLATGADGSITSTSTDVAAAVNAHDEANDLVSVTAGGDGSGVVAYAYPTYLSGGEDEAFPLNVPTLVTSDKMIAKAGTGGTLKDALKDIYSQVGAVVIVVRVAEGQDENTTKANVIGTIDPETSQSTGLKALEGAEGKLGVRPRLIITPEYSHLAGVGEEVERVAKNLNATPIIDSDHYAGYSAVVNRARQFAEALFVHGGIELFDSDLKANVKRHASAIVAGHIVRVDNEEGYWNSPSNRKISGIQGTAIDIPYVSAGPGAISCMANQLNSMNVCTLVNKQGGWFFWGNRLTNGTMLPHQRVRYIVGDSIIYAHFDAVDQNITKNYVESVTGRVNAFLRRLVNRKVISGGVCWADKDLNIDAIGTGQVFFDYDLGFYDVAERVTFRQHVNNTYNEAIFD, translated from the coding sequence ATGTCAGGAAATTATTTCCACGGCGTCGAGACGTTTTACCTCAAAGATGGTAATCGTCCGATCACTGTGTTGGCCGCGTCTACCATTGGCTTGGTGGCAACGGCTCCGAATGCCCAGGTAGCCACCGCGGCAGCGTTGGCCCTGGGGGAAGACAACAGCGCGTTGACGTTCGAAGCGGTTAACACGGGCATTCGTGGTAACGGGATCAGTGTTGAACTGGTCGATCCGGCTGCGAATGATGCGGCGTTATTGGTATCGGTTAAAGATGAAAAAATCACCGTACTTTTGGCCACCGGTGCGGATGGGTCTATTACTTCAACTTCGACCGATGTGGCTGCCGCTGTGAATGCGCATGATGAAGCGAATGATCTGGTATCTGTAACGGCGGGCGGTGATGGTTCTGGTGTTGTGGCGTACGCTTACCCGACTTACCTGTCCGGTGGTGAGGATGAAGCCTTCCCGCTCAATGTGCCGACGCTGGTCACGTCTGACAAGATGATTGCCAAGGCGGGCACGGGCGGCACGCTGAAAGATGCGCTGAAAGACATTTATAGTCAGGTTGGCGCGGTGGTGATTGTGGTTCGAGTAGCGGAAGGTCAGGACGAGAACACGACCAAAGCCAACGTGATCGGCACTATTGATCCCGAGACAAGTCAATCAACCGGCTTGAAAGCACTGGAAGGGGCCGAGGGTAAACTCGGTGTGCGCCCACGTTTAATTATCACGCCAGAGTATTCGCACCTGGCAGGGGTTGGCGAAGAAGTCGAGCGCGTCGCTAAAAACCTCAACGCAACACCGATCATCGATTCGGACCACTACGCCGGATACAGCGCCGTGGTGAACCGTGCCCGTCAGTTTGCCGAAGCGTTGTTCGTGCATGGCGGCATTGAACTGTTTGATTCTGACCTGAAAGCCAATGTGAAACGTCATGCGTCGGCCATTGTCGCCGGTCACATTGTCCGCGTTGACAATGAGGAGGGTTACTGGAACTCACCATCGAACCGCAAGATCAGCGGTATTCAAGGCACGGCGATCGACATTCCGTATGTGTCAGCGGGCCCTGGTGCGATCAGCTGCATGGCTAACCAGCTCAACAGCATGAACGTGTGTACCTTAGTCAACAAACAAGGTGGTTGGTTTTTCTGGGGCAACCGCCTCACCAATGGAACCATGCTTCCGCATCAACGTGTTCGCTACATCGTCGGCGACAGCATTATTTACGCCCACTTTGACGCGGTAGACCAGAACATTACTAAGAACTATGTCGAAAGCGTAACAGGCCGTGTAAACGCGTTCCTTCGCCGTCTGGTTAATCGTAAGGTGATCAGCGGTGGTGTTTGTTGGGCGGATAAGGACCTGAACATCGATGCGATTGGCACGGGTCAGGTGTTCTTTGATTACGACCTCGGGTTCTATGACGTCGCCGAGCGTGTGACTTTCCGTCAACACGTTAACAACACGTACAACGAAGCAATTTTTGATTAA
- a CDS encoding phage tail-collar fiber domain-containing protein: MTNLVPENEQQYGSILTVLGENAEQNGKLLNKQVEFTHIAFGDANDTYVQPDRKAQALVNELHRIPVNSVDVLQPTPDSVPILKVEAILPDDINDVVIREFAAVATFNGQTYFHAIGNCARVYVPKPINNGNVSNPVTLEMTFVITSADPIVEMDPNVVTASRAWSFDNLVPAMRGDESDDELDKRHGSDQVAFRRSIETPYVSIANRLRAQKLNLVGDLKAPDDNTGDVGQIFQEFLEFGGKKLEIPDGLFRFVTPVLIHGSSGFSIETFGPENTIFTAGSDLLMDTNRLVSLDVNLPDEYAKRAIFHITQFDGENGRPGKAARNHLFSGIGFDFRGTPAEKLASLVASPNMAHSQFMNVAARGALSIYEAWNLSDNTSNHYHLLFKGARSIDCVHHIKNAFKESASTSFGTTWILDDNSISRCKYGYELFGLNYSTIRDSSVDNQLNGAYAVDVYKGRGITIRNVGVETRLHHIDETTGGGILRADNTNIDISSGFFVGGDRDGKGTGDISDYDDGSGNVSDSLFVIKNKSVIKWDVPTIDVRKGVAATPRWPIYVEGDSRLEFVQAQDGFGDVLADFDVKDTSTVEVTRNDGSKSVIFGPDVNSKFIRMSHYVADYFDNERFVAENESIDNAVETMTYRVNFGELGLDDYTVLGMPEDWAFGQLQVTATDLYVTQEIILTKDTSPVYRRISVDRGQNWKAWVSLG; encoded by the coding sequence ATGACAAATTTAGTCCCTGAAAATGAACAGCAATACGGTTCTATCTTGACCGTATTAGGGGAAAACGCCGAACAGAACGGTAAGCTGTTAAATAAACAAGTTGAGTTCACTCATATTGCTTTTGGTGATGCAAACGATACGTATGTTCAGCCAGATAGAAAGGCCCAGGCATTGGTGAACGAATTGCATCGAATTCCAGTTAATTCGGTGGATGTATTACAGCCGACGCCGGATTCAGTGCCTATTTTGAAGGTTGAGGCAATTTTGCCGGATGACATCAATGATGTCGTAATTCGCGAGTTTGCGGCAGTCGCCACGTTTAACGGTCAAACATATTTTCACGCCATTGGTAACTGTGCTCGGGTTTACGTTCCTAAGCCAATTAATAACGGTAATGTGTCGAATCCGGTAACGCTGGAAATGACATTTGTGATCACCAGTGCAGACCCGATTGTTGAAATGGATCCAAATGTCGTTACGGCTAGTAGAGCATGGTCATTTGATAATTTAGTTCCAGCAATGAGAGGTGATGAATCTGATGACGAGCTTGATAAACGTCATGGTTCGGATCAGGTAGCTTTTAGGCGCTCAATTGAAACACCATATGTATCTATAGCAAACCGCCTAAGAGCCCAGAAGTTAAACTTGGTTGGAGACTTAAAAGCCCCTGATGATAATACAGGAGATGTAGGTCAGATCTTTCAAGAATTTTTGGAGTTTGGCGGAAAAAAACTGGAAATACCTGATGGCCTTTTCCGTTTTGTTACTCCTGTGCTCATTCATGGCAGCAGCGGTTTTTCCATTGAGACGTTCGGACCAGAGAATACTATTTTTACGGCTGGCTCAGACTTGCTGATGGACACCAATCGTTTGGTGTCATTGGATGTTAATTTGCCTGACGAGTATGCGAAGCGAGCCATTTTTCATATAACACAGTTTGATGGTGAAAATGGGCGACCAGGCAAAGCCGCAAGGAACCACCTTTTCTCCGGTATTGGATTTGATTTTCGAGGTACGCCTGCTGAGAAACTAGCATCATTGGTGGCTAGTCCTAACATGGCTCATAGCCAGTTTATGAACGTTGCAGCTAGAGGTGCTTTGTCTATTTACGAGGCTTGGAACCTTTCTGATAACACCTCCAATCATTATCACCTGTTGTTTAAAGGCGCTCGCTCAATCGATTGTGTCCATCATATAAAAAATGCATTTAAAGAGTCGGCTAGTACCTCTTTTGGAACTACTTGGATTTTAGATGATAACTCCATATCTAGGTGCAAATATGGCTATGAGTTGTTTGGCTTGAACTACTCAACCATTCGTGATTCGTCTGTTGATAATCAGCTAAATGGCGCTTATGCCGTTGATGTATACAAAGGTCGAGGCATCACAATACGAAATGTGGGTGTGGAAACTCGCTTGCATCATATTGATGAGACGACCGGAGGCGGAATTTTAAGAGCGGACAATACTAATATTGATATAAGTTCTGGTTTCTTTGTAGGCGGCGATAGAGATGGGAAAGGAACTGGGGATATTTCTGACTATGATGATGGTTCAGGTAATGTTTCTGATTCATTGTTTGTTATCAAAAATAAATCAGTTATTAAGTGGGACGTTCCGACGATTGACGTACGTAAAGGTGTGGCTGCAACCCCTCGATGGCCTATTTATGTTGAAGGAGATTCAAGGTTAGAGTTTGTTCAAGCGCAAGATGGATTTGGTGATGTATTGGCAGACTTTGATGTGAAAGACACATCAACGGTTGAAGTGACTCGAAATGATGGGTCTAAATCCGTGATCTTTGGCCCTGACGTCAATAGCAAATTTATTAGGATGTCCCATTACGTGGCAGATTATTTCGATAATGAGAGATTTGTTGCGGAAAATGAGTCGATAGACAACGCTGTTGAAACAATGACGTATCGAGTTAATTTCGGTGAACTTGGTTTGGATGATTATACCGTTTTGGGTATGCCCGAGGATTGGGCTTTTGGTCAGTTACAAGTGACAGCGACTGATTTATATGTAACGCAAGAGATAATTTTAACCAAAGATACCTCTCCAGTGTACAGGCGTATCTCTGTTGATAGAGGACAAAATTGGAAAGCTTGGGTTAGCCTGGGCTGA
- a CDS encoding phage tail protein I gives MSESDKSLLPRNLNQLERDLAGALSRISEIEIPISTLWDPDKCPAELLPYLAWALRVDSWQSDWPEARKRDVIKQSVDINRMRGTRGAVERVLKAIRGDDVKLTEWFEDKQNLAKGTFRVDVKSTNQPVDITELQQLVPSIHQAKNTRSHLVGITVTSQVENPEKHIAMSRQGHQVRSGPWVISSMVSSSSNAMVCLSRVAVVVRSGPLPLILE, from the coding sequence ATGTCTGAATCAGATAAATCGTTGTTGCCAAGAAACCTCAATCAGCTAGAGCGGGACTTGGCGGGGGCACTATCACGGATCAGCGAAATAGAAATCCCGATTTCGACCTTGTGGGACCCGGATAAATGCCCGGCTGAATTATTGCCTTATCTTGCTTGGGCGCTACGTGTGGACAGTTGGCAAAGTGATTGGCCAGAAGCACGAAAGCGCGATGTGATAAAGCAAAGTGTCGATATTAACCGAATGAGAGGCACTCGCGGCGCGGTTGAACGGGTGTTAAAAGCGATTCGTGGTGATGATGTAAAACTCACTGAGTGGTTTGAAGATAAGCAAAATCTGGCGAAAGGTACTTTCCGCGTCGATGTTAAGTCAACCAATCAACCGGTAGATATAACCGAACTGCAACAGTTAGTGCCATCAATTCATCAAGCCAAAAACACTCGTAGCCACCTAGTCGGGATCACCGTTACTAGCCAGGTGGAAAACCCAGAAAAACATATCGCCATGAGCCGGCAAGGACATCAAGTTCGGTCTGGTCCGTGGGTGATCAGTTCTATGGTGAGTTCGTCCAGCAATGCAATGGTGTGTTTATCTCGCGTTGCTGTTGTGGTCCGTTCTGGTCCGCTTCCGTTAATTCTGGAGTAA
- a CDS encoding baseplate assembly protein produces MGNEVIDLSQLPPLDVVKQVDHETLLKDTVKRAGLENPAPSDPGYRVTAENTYREVMVRHDANEQAKGLTLAYGKGSELDHIGVTYYRAPDGKPVERLKKTVTEVSDTAAYPMTVSGAITVQSGRNYAVIVGDPTSGLEVPDTERTGWIVESPDGDRAECYSYVLQGESYVLRWERLGWPDDTTGIATLTLIKTETKVLGEEKEDDDSYRQRLHESPGGYSVAGPDDAYKFHAKSAHPDIKDVAVTSPAPIEVVLYLLTKTGNGTPSRGLCDLARAYIEPFRPLTDELTVEPGTVIEYSVTAELTIKPGPSPDEVVKTAKQRLADYLATENRFGGEIDVSGIHWALKVEGVSKVRLTGWNDIDAAENEAPFCTGMVVTYV; encoded by the coding sequence ATGGGCAACGAAGTAATTGATTTGTCTCAGTTGCCACCGCTGGACGTCGTCAAGCAGGTGGATCACGAAACCTTACTCAAAGACACGGTGAAACGGGCAGGGCTTGAAAATCCGGCCCCAAGCGATCCCGGTTATCGTGTGACCGCTGAGAACACTTATCGCGAAGTGATGGTCCGTCATGATGCGAACGAACAGGCTAAAGGATTAACCCTTGCGTATGGTAAAGGCTCCGAACTGGACCATATCGGGGTGACGTACTACCGGGCCCCTGACGGAAAGCCGGTTGAACGGTTGAAAAAAACCGTGACCGAGGTCAGTGACACCGCCGCCTATCCGATGACGGTATCCGGGGCGATAACGGTTCAGTCGGGCCGTAACTATGCGGTGATTGTGGGCGACCCAACGAGTGGTTTAGAAGTGCCGGACACGGAAAGAACCGGTTGGATAGTTGAATCGCCAGATGGCGATCGCGCTGAGTGTTATAGCTATGTGCTCCAGGGGGAAAGTTATGTGCTGCGCTGGGAGCGGTTGGGCTGGCCAGATGACACCACGGGTATCGCAACACTGACCCTGATCAAGACTGAAACCAAGGTGTTGGGTGAAGAAAAGGAAGACGACGATTCTTATCGTCAGCGCTTACACGAATCACCAGGTGGTTACAGTGTTGCGGGTCCGGATGATGCCTATAAATTCCATGCGAAAAGTGCTCATCCAGACATTAAAGACGTCGCTGTGACCAGTCCGGCCCCGATAGAGGTGGTGCTTTACCTGTTAACGAAAACCGGTAACGGAACACCGAGTCGCGGCTTATGTGATTTAGCGCGCGCCTACATTGAACCGTTCCGCCCCTTAACCGATGAATTGACCGTCGAGCCAGGCACGGTGATCGAGTACAGCGTTACAGCCGAACTGACGATTAAGCCTGGTCCATCCCCTGATGAGGTTGTTAAAACCGCCAAACAGCGCCTTGCTGACTATCTGGCCACTGAAAACCGCTTCGGCGGTGAAATTGACGTGTCCGGCATTCACTGGGCGTTAAAAGTTGAAGGGGTGTCAAAGGTTCGTTTAACCGGCTGGAATGACATCGATGCCGCTGAAAATGAAGCGCCGTTCTGTACGGGCATGGTGGTGACATATGTCTGA
- a CDS encoding PAAR domain-containing protein — translation MPAVTRQGDGGTGHGAFPPRSSTAGSPNVFINGKPVHRVGDAWGVHCDPSPSCHAGTLAAGSSSVYANGQPIGRVGDPVDCGSAVAAGSPNVFAN, via the coding sequence ATGCCAGCAGTCACTAGGCAAGGCGACGGTGGTACTGGGCACGGTGCTTTCCCGCCGAGGTCATCAACCGCTGGAAGCCCGAACGTATTTATCAATGGTAAGCCGGTTCACCGCGTTGGTGATGCCTGGGGCGTTCACTGCGACCCCTCTCCAAGTTGCCACGCCGGCACACTTGCCGCGGGTTCATCTTCTGTCTATGCCAACGGTCAGCCTATTGGCCGTGTCGGCGATCCGGTGGACTGTGGCTCCGCGGTCGCTGCCGGAAGCCCCAACGTTTTCGCAAACTAA
- a CDS encoding phage baseplate assembly protein V: MDLEERVSELERKLEEVFVRGIIEESNPVERWVVVSYGTEESPMKTGKLPVKPIRSGKAIVWWFPEVGEAVTVISPGDLRFGEVFPGSYYSERSAPSDDPDLFLVEFGDGSKVSHHRGTHKLELINMGDVEATIEGNVTGLIKGDVTATVEGNVTGTIKGTTTATFEKDLSATVKGNATVNCDKNVSVAAKGAIDVHTDQTLTVKSAGAMSLATDADMDVTAGGNMTFSASRIDFN, from the coding sequence ATGGACTTAGAGGAACGCGTCAGCGAACTGGAGCGCAAACTCGAAGAAGTATTCGTCCGCGGGATCATTGAGGAAAGTAACCCGGTCGAGCGTTGGGTCGTGGTGTCCTATGGCACAGAAGAAAGCCCAATGAAAACCGGGAAACTTCCCGTGAAGCCTATCCGTTCCGGTAAGGCCATTGTGTGGTGGTTTCCAGAGGTTGGCGAGGCGGTCACGGTGATCTCACCGGGCGATCTGCGATTTGGTGAAGTCTTCCCTGGCAGTTACTACAGCGAACGTTCCGCGCCGAGTGATGACCCTGATTTGTTCTTGGTCGAGTTTGGCGACGGTTCGAAAGTGTCTCATCACCGCGGCACCCATAAGCTGGAGCTAATTAACATGGGCGATGTCGAGGCCACTATCGAGGGTAATGTCACAGGGCTGATTAAAGGCGATGTGACAGCCACCGTTGAGGGCAACGTCACCGGCACGATAAAAGGCACCACCACCGCCACCTTTGAAAAGGACCTCTCCGCCACGGTGAAAGGGAATGCCACGGTGAACTGTGACAAAAACGTCTCAGTGGCCGCCAAAGGGGCGATCGATGTTCATACCGACCAAACCTTAACGGTGAAGTCTGCCGGCGCGATGAGCTTGGCCACGGATGCCGATATGGATGTGACAGCCGGCGGGAATATGACATTCAGTGCATCGAGGATCGACTTTAACTAA
- a CDS encoding phage tail protein, with translation MAAPGVDFKVNFSKELQRVSAKIAATPKQLEKAGQRAIKKTMRWMYSRAAREVSQLTGIPQKVLKFRFSLKTVGKGAEAVTILWIGISPVLAEKAGKARQTKKGVSLKKHRYEGAFVSDLYGYDSAVWIRASRNQGRYTTTAKRRKPNPNSLPAHLRGRFPVQHIAIDIADPATQALKRLESRVPDEFRKKLDQELNYVVNHERA, from the coding sequence GTGGCCGCACCTGGTGTTGATTTTAAGGTTAACTTTTCTAAAGAACTGCAAAGGGTTAGCGCCAAGATTGCCGCCACCCCTAAGCAGTTAGAAAAAGCCGGACAACGCGCGATAAAGAAAACCATGCGTTGGATGTATAGCCGCGCCGCTCGGGAAGTGTCCCAGCTAACCGGTATCCCGCAAAAGGTACTTAAGTTTCGCTTTAGTCTGAAAACAGTCGGTAAAGGTGCGGAAGCCGTCACCATATTATGGATCGGTATTTCGCCCGTTCTGGCTGAAAAAGCCGGTAAGGCGAGGCAGACCAAAAAAGGCGTATCGTTAAAAAAACACCGATACGAGGGCGCGTTTGTGTCGGATCTGTACGGTTATGATTCGGCAGTCTGGATCCGGGCCAGCCGGAACCAAGGCCGCTATACAACCACGGCAAAGCGTCGAAAACCGAATCCTAACTCTCTCCCGGCTCATTTACGCGGCCGTTTCCCGGTGCAACATATTGCGATTGATATTGCCGACCCGGCGACCCAGGCGCTAAAGCGTTTGGAATCTCGGGTCCCTGATGAATTTCGCAAGAAGTTGGATCAGGAGCTGAACTATGTGGTCAATCATGAACGCGCTTAA